A genomic window from Aquabacterium sp. OR-4 includes:
- a CDS encoding aminotransferase-like domain-containing protein, translating to MPDPTPSTPEAPPPGTLPGTLPDALPGAPLPGRGQPLGAQLAAHFAERIRHRTLTPGARLPSVRDCARQHRVSPSTVVLAYDQLQAQGLVEARRQRGFFVRGPVAAARTAAPAGALIPPDGLPGGATLEAPVDATALIRGMFQRSGSQAVTPTQAAATATLPRLIGPGPGQGTLPEAWLDAALLTRALRRALPDAQEALRYGEPAGDAGLRQALSRRLVGDLGLAAAPGQIVTTTGATHALDLVARTLLRPGDAVLVDEPGWAVEFARLSRLGMRLLPVPRCKDGHDGPDLAVMARLLAEHRPRLYVTVSVLHNPTGHTLSLAAAHQILKLADAHDLTIVEDDTYAWLAPAHAPRLSALDGLQRTVYVSGFSKILAPNWRVGYVAAAPALAERLIDTKLLTTLTTPSLMERAVAWCLDQGLLRRHAERVQLQLEGARQRVVRLAEAAGCRFVTAPHGLFGWVDTGVDTDALAARMADAGWLLAPGSLFHAVPCSSPLMRVNFASAQDLRFWRAFENARALLLNQQPP from the coding sequence ATGCCCGACCCGACCCCCTCCACGCCGGAAGCCCCACCGCCCGGCACGCTGCCCGGCACGCTGCCCGACGCCCTGCCCGGCGCCCCGCTGCCCGGCCGCGGCCAGCCGCTGGGCGCACAGCTGGCGGCGCACTTTGCCGAGCGCATCCGCCACCGCACGCTGACGCCCGGTGCGCGCCTGCCCTCGGTGCGCGACTGCGCGCGCCAGCACCGCGTGAGCCCCAGCACCGTGGTGCTGGCCTATGACCAGCTGCAGGCCCAGGGCCTGGTGGAAGCGCGGCGCCAGCGCGGCTTCTTTGTGCGCGGGCCGGTGGCCGCGGCGCGCACCGCGGCGCCGGCCGGTGCGCTGATTCCGCCCGACGGGCTGCCGGGCGGCGCCACGCTGGAGGCGCCGGTGGACGCCACGGCGCTGATCCGCGGCATGTTCCAGCGCAGCGGCAGCCAGGCGGTGACGCCGACCCAGGCCGCCGCCACCGCCACGCTGCCGCGGCTGATCGGCCCCGGCCCGGGCCAGGGCACGCTGCCCGAGGCCTGGCTGGACGCCGCGCTGCTGACCCGCGCGCTGCGCCGCGCCCTGCCCGACGCCCAGGAGGCGCTGCGTTATGGCGAGCCGGCCGGCGACGCCGGGCTGCGCCAGGCCTTGTCGCGCCGCCTGGTGGGCGATCTGGGCCTGGCCGCGGCGCCGGGCCAGATCGTCACCACCACCGGCGCCACGCATGCCCTCGATCTGGTGGCGCGCACGCTGCTGCGCCCGGGCGATGCGGTGCTGGTCGACGAGCCCGGCTGGGCGGTGGAGTTCGCGCGCCTGAGCCGCCTGGGCATGCGCCTGCTGCCGGTGCCGCGCTGCAAGGACGGCCATGACGGCCCCGACCTGGCGGTGATGGCGCGCCTGCTGGCCGAGCACCGGCCGCGGCTGTACGTCACCGTGAGCGTGCTGCACAACCCCACCGGCCACACGCTGTCGCTGGCCGCGGCGCACCAGATCCTGAAGCTGGCCGACGCGCACGACCTGACCATCGTCGAGGACGACACCTACGCCTGGCTGGCACCGGCGCATGCGCCGCGGCTGTCGGCGCTGGATGGCCTGCAGCGCACGGTGTACGTCTCGGGCTTTTCCAAGATCCTGGCGCCCAACTGGCGCGTGGGCTACGTGGCCGCCGCGCCGGCGCTGGCCGAGCGCCTGATCGACACCAAGCTGCTGACCACCCTGACCACGCCCTCGCTGATGGAGCGCGCGGTGGCCTGGTGCCTCGACCAGGGCCTGCTGCGCCGCCATGCCGAGCGCGTGCAGCTGCAGCTGGAGGGCGCCCGCCAGCGTGTGGTGCGCCTGGCCGAGGCCGCCGGCTGCCGTTTTGTGACGGCACCGCACGGCCTCTTCGGCTGGGTGGATACCGGTGTCGACACCGACGCGCTGGCCGCGCGCATGGCCGATGCCGGCTGGCTGCTGGCGCCGGGCAGCTTGTTCCACGCCGTACCCTGCAGCAGCCCGCTGATGCGGGTGAACTTTGCCTCGGCGCAGGATCTGCGCTTCTGGCGCGCCTTTGAAAACGCGCGCGCCCTGCTGCTGAATCAGCAGCCGCCATGA
- a CDS encoding TonB-dependent receptor codes for MTRPLALRTVSAAVLALLAPLAATPATAQTTQTAAADAADTQRVTVTATKRQTTVQDTPLAVTAFSQRELDKAQVKDLSTLQSMVPNLTVEQHGDSGGVHVFLRGIGSTNHTELGDPAVAFHVDGIYSPRPQGATALMFDLASVEVARGPQGTLFGRNATAGSVNLVTAKPRLGDTSGFVGITVGDRHRLALQGAANLPLGERAALRIAAISDKQDGWVEFQPRSNVQPGAKQYGATEQTGVRATLLWLPTPDISTTTALEYYRDNGAGQVSLMQTPRAGQKWNSALVDTPGMLDQDSTQLRTRVDWAITPALELSYIGSLTSMARKNASDNDAGTQPGFKHEHRTEWSRFDSSTHELNLKSIGGGSFEWIAGLFSVSEDNRIRFDIDISQSPLLAGGGPIVVHPTAPTDTAWAMSFIQPKRTLSSNAVFGQGTWKISPMLSATLGGRYTREEKKDVGGRNWVCPDFGATLATGGRLIGPGGVVSHATCGSAHASALPDGTGTWPGGGRNDAVAKDNASTWLARVEYKPSRDLMTYATASTGFKSGGLSDGGRRHKPEFLTNLELGAKAEFFNRALAVNLAGFAMKYKDMQVSSIEYTGTGTARQQQLVTSNAARANINGLEAEWSWRVTPATRITGHASVLDAKYDDFLTCDSALLDCAVAANAQNLSGQQMPHAPKFSTTVAFEHDFAAAGGKLTPRVQVHHQSRTKLGPFGEMDGRYSATARATPDARLQGAYSTADLSLRYEEGKGRWFVEAFVVNVGDEKVKTDASWVTGGTWTSFYNPPRTYGLRTQVRF; via the coding sequence ATGACCCGACCCTTGGCCCTGCGCACCGTGAGTGCCGCCGTGCTGGCCCTGCTGGCGCCGCTGGCCGCCACGCCGGCCACCGCCCAGACCACCCAGACCGCGGCGGCCGACGCCGCCGACACCCAGCGCGTCACCGTCACCGCCACCAAGCGCCAGACCACGGTGCAGGACACGCCCCTGGCCGTCACCGCCTTCTCGCAGCGCGAGCTCGACAAGGCGCAGGTCAAGGACCTCAGCACGCTGCAGTCGATGGTGCCCAACCTCACGGTCGAGCAGCATGGAGATTCGGGCGGCGTGCACGTGTTTCTGCGCGGCATCGGCTCGACCAACCACACCGAGCTGGGCGACCCGGCGGTGGCCTTCCATGTCGACGGCATCTACTCGCCGCGGCCGCAGGGCGCCACGGCGCTGATGTTCGACCTGGCCAGCGTGGAAGTGGCGCGCGGCCCGCAGGGCACGCTGTTCGGCCGCAATGCCACCGCCGGCTCGGTGAACCTGGTCACCGCCAAGCCGCGGCTGGGCGACACCAGCGGCTTCGTCGGCATCACCGTCGGCGACCGCCACCGCCTGGCGCTGCAGGGCGCCGCCAACCTGCCGCTGGGCGAGCGCGCGGCGCTGCGCATCGCCGCCATCAGCGACAAGCAGGACGGCTGGGTCGAGTTCCAGCCGCGCAGCAATGTGCAGCCCGGCGCCAAGCAGTACGGCGCCACCGAGCAGACCGGCGTGCGCGCCACGCTGCTGTGGCTGCCCACGCCCGACATCAGCACCACCACCGCGCTGGAGTACTACCGCGACAACGGCGCCGGCCAGGTCTCGCTGATGCAGACCCCGCGCGCCGGCCAGAAGTGGAACTCGGCCCTGGTCGACACCCCCGGCATGCTCGACCAGGACAGCACCCAGCTGCGCACCCGGGTCGACTGGGCCATCACGCCGGCGCTGGAGCTCAGCTACATCGGCAGCCTCACCAGCATGGCGCGCAAGAACGCCAGCGACAACGACGCCGGCACCCAGCCCGGCTTCAAGCATGAGCACCGCACCGAGTGGTCGCGCTTTGACAGCAGCACCCACGAGCTGAACCTCAAGTCGATCGGCGGCGGCAGCTTCGAGTGGATCGCCGGCCTGTTCTCGGTGAGCGAGGACAACCGCATCCGTTTCGACATCGACATCTCGCAAAGCCCGCTGCTGGCCGGCGGCGGCCCGATCGTCGTGCACCCCACGGCGCCCACCGACACCGCCTGGGCGATGAGCTTCATCCAGCCCAAGCGCACGCTGTCGTCCAACGCCGTGTTCGGCCAGGGCACCTGGAAGATCTCGCCGATGCTCAGCGCCACCCTCGGTGGCCGCTACACCCGCGAGGAGAAGAAGGACGTGGGCGGCCGCAACTGGGTGTGCCCCGACTTCGGCGCCACCCTGGCCACCGGCGGGCGCCTGATCGGCCCGGGCGGCGTGGTCTCGCACGCCACCTGCGGCAGCGCCCACGCCAGCGCCCTGCCCGATGGCACCGGCACCTGGCCGGGCGGCGGCAGGAACGACGCCGTGGCCAAGGACAACGCCAGCACCTGGCTGGCGCGCGTCGAGTACAAGCCCAGCCGCGACCTGATGACCTATGCCACCGCCAGCACCGGCTTCAAGTCGGGCGGGCTGTCCGATGGCGGCCGGCGCCACAAGCCCGAGTTCCTCACCAACCTCGAACTGGGCGCCAAGGCCGAGTTCTTCAACCGCGCACTGGCCGTCAACCTGGCCGGCTTCGCGATGAAGTACAAGGACATGCAGGTCTCGTCGATCGAGTACACCGGCACCGGCACCGCACGCCAGCAGCAGCTGGTGACCAGCAATGCCGCGCGCGCCAACATCAACGGCCTGGAGGCCGAGTGGAGCTGGCGCGTCACGCCGGCCACGCGCATCACCGGCCACGCCTCGGTGCTGGACGCCAAGTACGACGACTTCCTGACCTGCGACTCGGCCCTGCTCGACTGCGCCGTGGCGGCCAATGCGCAGAACCTGTCGGGCCAGCAGATGCCGCATGCGCCGAAGTTCTCCACCACGGTGGCCTTCGAGCACGACTTCGCCGCCGCCGGCGGCAAGCTCACGCCGCGCGTGCAGGTGCACCACCAGTCGCGCACCAAGCTCGGCCCCTTTGGCGAGATGGACGGCCGCTACTCGGCCACCGCGCGCGCCACGCCCGACGCGCGCCTGCAGGGCGCCTACAGCACCGCCGACCTGAGCCTGCGCTATGAAGAGGGCAAGGGCCGCTGGTTCGTCGAGGCCTTCGTGGTGAACGTGGGCGACGAGAAGGTCAAGACCGACGCCTCGTGGGTCACCGGCGGCACCTGGACCTCGTTCTACAACCCGCCGCGCACCTACGGCCTGCGCACCCAGGTGCGCTTCTGA
- a CDS encoding MFS transporter, which produces MSRPPSPRRPPWLWVPSAYLAEGIPFAMVIWVAGTMFKDLGHSDGQITLATASIGIAWSLKPFWAAFLDMYRSKRFFVLAMEALMALLLAGIALCLPLPNYFQITIALLWVLAFASATQDICVDGIYLTALGEKQQAAFIGVQGVFWNIGRLFGTALVVWTAGSLQQQHGLPATSAWGWAMGLSAATLALLAAYHAWMLPGGSQAQRPKGVANVARSFVEAIVDFFAKPQIWGMLLFVFFYRSSEGLLQIEGPLFLQAAPEAGGIGLTLMQKGLIDGTASTAVSLVAGLLGGAFLARHGLNRKTLVFMALCLNLPHITYVILSQLAGPGHGLSLWMVAALVSVEKFGYSFGFVANMLYMMQQVSPGRYHMTHYAFCTALMNLMLVPTQALSGPLADHLGYRAYFILVMFAAVPSVLAACLAPFPRQPGKHRPA; this is translated from the coding sequence ATGAGCCGCCCGCCCAGCCCCCGGCGCCCACCCTGGCTGTGGGTGCCCTCGGCCTACCTGGCCGAAGGCATCCCGTTCGCGATGGTGATCTGGGTGGCCGGCACCATGTTCAAGGACCTGGGCCACAGCGACGGCCAGATCACGCTGGCCACCGCCAGCATCGGCATCGCCTGGTCGCTCAAGCCCTTCTGGGCGGCGTTCCTGGACATGTACCGCAGCAAGCGCTTCTTCGTGCTGGCCATGGAGGCGCTGATGGCGCTGCTGCTGGCCGGCATTGCGCTGTGCCTGCCGCTGCCCAACTACTTCCAGATCACCATCGCGCTGCTGTGGGTGCTGGCCTTCGCCTCGGCCACGCAGGACATCTGCGTGGACGGCATCTACCTCACCGCGCTGGGCGAGAAGCAGCAGGCCGCGTTCATTGGCGTGCAGGGCGTGTTCTGGAACATCGGCCGCCTGTTCGGCACCGCCCTGGTGGTGTGGACGGCCGGCTCGCTGCAGCAGCAGCACGGGCTGCCGGCCACCAGCGCCTGGGGCTGGGCGATGGGCCTGTCGGCGGCCACGCTGGCGCTGCTGGCCGCCTACCACGCCTGGATGCTGCCCGGCGGCAGCCAGGCCCAGCGCCCGAAAGGCGTGGCCAACGTGGCGCGCAGCTTCGTCGAGGCCATCGTCGACTTCTTCGCCAAGCCGCAGATCTGGGGCATGCTGCTGTTCGTGTTCTTCTACCGCAGCTCCGAGGGGCTGCTGCAGATCGAGGGGCCGCTGTTTCTGCAGGCCGCGCCCGAGGCCGGCGGCATCGGCCTCACGCTGATGCAGAAGGGCCTGATCGACGGCACCGCCAGCACCGCGGTGAGCCTGGTGGCCGGCCTGCTGGGCGGCGCCTTCCTGGCCCGCCACGGCCTGAACCGCAAGACGCTGGTGTTCATGGCGCTGTGCCTGAACCTGCCGCACATCACCTACGTGATCCTGTCGCAGCTGGCCGGGCCGGGCCATGGCCTGTCGCTGTGGATGGTGGCGGCGCTGGTGTCGGTGGAGAAGTTCGGCTACAGCTTCGGCTTCGTGGCCAACATGCTCTACATGATGCAGCAGGTGTCGCCGGGCCGGTACCACATGACCCACTACGCGTTCTGCACCGCGCTGATGAACCTGATGCTGGTGCCCACCCAGGCGCTCAGCGGCCCGCTGGCCGACCACCTGGGCTACCGCGCCTACTTCATTCTCGTGATGTTCGCGGCCGTGCCCTCGGTGCTGGCCGCCTGCCTCGCGCCCTTCCCGCGCCAGCCCGGCAAACACCGGCCGGCCTGA
- a CDS encoding ATP-binding cassette domain-containing protein has protein sequence MALITLADAQLAFGHVALLHHTAFALETNERVALIGRNGSGKSSLLKIMAGLEKLDDGTLQQQQGLRRFYVPQEPEFKPGATVFEAVGEGVAEARALRERYEAHADGEDLDAIQTRIEALDGWNWENRVTEALQRLALDGEVLVERLSGGQKKRVALAQALVARPDVLLLDEPTNHLDMDAIDWLQGLLTQWQGSLVTISHDRAFIDAVATRIVELDRGILRSYPGSFAAYEKVKEDELNSEALANARFDKLLAQEEVWIRKGVEARRTRSVGRVARLQRLRSERAARRDQVGQVRLELDAGLPSGKIVAELAHVGKSFGTAPEHKLIVQDFSTTILRGDKIGLVGPNGVGKTTLLKLILGELDPDAGSVRLGTKMQVAYFDQMRAGLNLDATLADTISPGSEWVEIGGQKKHIKSYLGDFLFSPARSDSPVRTLSGGERNRLLLARLFALPANVLVLDEPTNDLDIETLELLEELLQGYAGTVFLVSHDRRFLDNVVTSLLAWEGDLQPGRWREYEGGIADWRAQRARMLAAQATAAAAPAAPAAPAAAAKGAAAPAPAPAVAVAAAAPKARKLSYKEQREFDELPKRIAALEAEQKTIDTTLADGSLYATDAARAASLAQRHAVIDDELLAALERWEQLST, from the coding sequence ATGGCCCTGATCACCCTTGCCGACGCGCAGCTTGCGTTCGGCCACGTCGCCCTGCTGCACCACACCGCGTTTGCGCTTGAAACCAACGAGCGCGTGGCGCTGATCGGGCGCAATGGCTCGGGCAAGAGCAGCCTGCTCAAGATCATGGCCGGGCTGGAGAAGCTCGACGACGGCACGCTGCAGCAGCAGCAGGGCCTGCGCCGCTTCTATGTGCCGCAGGAGCCCGAGTTCAAGCCCGGCGCCACGGTGTTCGAGGCCGTGGGCGAAGGCGTGGCCGAGGCGCGCGCGCTGCGCGAGCGCTACGAGGCGCATGCCGATGGCGAGGATCTCGACGCGATCCAGACCCGCATCGAGGCGCTGGACGGCTGGAACTGGGAAAACCGCGTCACCGAGGCGCTGCAGCGCCTGGCGCTGGACGGCGAGGTGCTGGTCGAGCGCCTGTCGGGCGGGCAGAAAAAGCGCGTGGCTCTGGCCCAGGCCCTGGTGGCGCGGCCCGACGTGCTGCTGCTCGACGAGCCCACCAACCACCTCGACATGGACGCCATCGACTGGCTGCAGGGCCTGCTGACCCAGTGGCAGGGCTCGCTGGTGACCATCAGCCACGACCGCGCCTTCATCGACGCGGTGGCCACCCGCATCGTCGAGCTCGACCGCGGCATCCTGCGCAGCTACCCGGGCAGCTTTGCCGCCTACGAGAAGGTGAAAGAGGACGAGCTCAACAGCGAGGCCCTGGCCAATGCCCGCTTCGACAAGCTGCTGGCGCAGGAAGAGGTGTGGATTCGCAAGGGCGTCGAGGCCCGCCGCACCCGCAGCGTGGGCCGCGTGGCGCGGCTGCAGCGCCTGCGCAGCGAGCGCGCGGCCCGGCGCGACCAGGTGGGCCAGGTGCGGCTGGAGCTCGACGCCGGCCTGCCCAGCGGCAAGATCGTGGCCGAGCTGGCCCATGTGGGCAAAAGCTTCGGCACGGCGCCCGAGCACAAGCTGATCGTGCAGGACTTCAGCACCACCATCCTGCGCGGCGACAAGATCGGCCTGGTCGGCCCCAACGGCGTGGGCAAGACCACGCTGCTCAAGTTGATCCTGGGCGAGCTGGACCCCGATGCCGGCAGCGTGCGCCTGGGCACCAAGATGCAGGTGGCCTACTTCGACCAGATGCGCGCCGGCCTGAACCTCGACGCGACCCTGGCCGACACCATCAGCCCGGGCAGCGAGTGGGTCGAGATCGGCGGCCAGAAAAAACACATTAAGAGCTATCTGGGCGACTTCCTGTTCTCGCCGGCGCGCTCGGACAGCCCGGTGCGCACGCTGTCGGGCGGTGAGCGCAACCGCCTGCTGCTGGCGCGCCTGTTCGCCTTGCCGGCCAATGTGCTGGTGCTCGACGAGCCCACCAACGACCTCGACATCGAGACGCTGGAGCTGCTGGAGGAGCTGCTGCAGGGCTATGCCGGCACGGTGTTCCTGGTCAGCCACGACCGGCGCTTTCTCGACAACGTGGTCACCAGCCTGCTGGCCTGGGAGGGCGACCTGCAGCCCGGACGCTGGCGCGAATACGAAGGCGGCATCGCCGACTGGCGCGCCCAGCGCGCACGCATGCTGGCAGCCCAGGCCACCGCCGCCGCCGCGCCGGCAGCGCCTGCCGCACCGGCGGCTGCGGCCAAGGGCGCCGCGGCTCCTGCGCCGGCCCCCGCGGTGGCGGTTGCTGCTGCCGCACCCAAGGCCCGCAAGCTCAGCTACAAGGAGCAGCGCGAGTTCGACGAACTGCCCAAGCGCATCGCGGCCCTTGAGGCCGAGCAGAAGACCATCGACACCACGCTGGCCGACGGCAGCCTGTACGCCACCGATGCCGCCCGCGCCGCCTCACTGGCCCAGCGCCACGCGGTGATCGACGACGAACTGCTGGCGGCGCTGGAGCGCTGGGAGCAGCTCTCAACCTGA
- a CDS encoding GH1 family beta-glucosidase: MPLPHTPPPAAAGASHGAPASLPGFPPGFAWGVATAAAQIEGDAAGRGRSIWDHFCATPGKVKDGSHIDIACDHVNRHAVDLQLMRWLGVDAYRFSFAWPRLQPLGRGAWHAPGFAFYDRLIDDLLAAGIAPHATLYHWDLPQALQDDMGGWQSRDCAALFADYAAEVARRFGDRLAGLATHNEPWCTATLGYQTGQFAPGLRNRRAAFQVSHHLLLSHGLALQAMRTATRAPLGIVLNHTPPWAAEPSEADRRAARLADGLSTRWYMDPLFLGHYPADVLEHLGADAPQLQAGDLATIGQPMDFLGVNFYTREWLSTRQPPLPAPGALGFSDMGWETHPQSLTRLLLRLSAAYQPPPMLITENGMAHADQLLAGRVDDAARTDYLQRHVDAVAQAMAQGANVAGYFCWSLLDNFEWDSGYAKRFGLVHVDYATQQRTPKDSAHWYRAFIADQRAQRGAAG; encoded by the coding sequence ATGCCTCTCCCGCACACGCCGCCGCCCGCCGCGGCCGGCGCCAGCCATGGCGCGCCCGCCTCCCTCCCCGGCTTTCCGCCCGGCTTCGCCTGGGGCGTGGCCACCGCCGCAGCGCAGATCGAGGGCGATGCCGCGGGCCGCGGCCGCTCGATCTGGGACCACTTCTGCGCCACCCCCGGCAAGGTGAAGGACGGCAGCCACATCGACATCGCCTGCGACCATGTCAACCGCCACGCGGTCGACCTGCAGCTGATGCGCTGGCTGGGCGTGGACGCCTACCGCTTCTCGTTCGCCTGGCCGCGGCTGCAGCCGCTGGGGCGCGGCGCCTGGCACGCGCCCGGCTTCGCGTTCTACGACCGGCTGATCGACGACCTGCTGGCCGCCGGCATCGCGCCGCATGCCACGCTGTACCACTGGGATCTGCCGCAGGCCCTGCAGGATGACATGGGCGGCTGGCAGTCGCGCGACTGCGCCGCGCTGTTTGCCGACTATGCGGCCGAGGTGGCGCGCCGCTTCGGCGACCGCCTGGCCGGCCTGGCCACGCACAACGAGCCCTGGTGCACCGCCACGCTGGGCTACCAGACCGGCCAGTTCGCGCCCGGCCTGCGCAACCGGCGGGCGGCCTTCCAGGTCTCGCACCACCTGCTGCTGTCGCACGGCCTGGCGCTGCAGGCCATGCGCACGGCCACGCGCGCGCCGCTGGGCATCGTGCTCAACCACACCCCGCCCTGGGCCGCCGAGCCCAGCGAGGCCGACCGCCGCGCCGCGCGCCTGGCCGATGGCCTGTCCACCCGCTGGTACATGGACCCGCTGTTCCTCGGCCACTACCCGGCCGATGTGCTCGAGCACCTGGGCGCCGACGCGCCGCAGCTGCAGGCCGGCGACCTGGCCACCATCGGCCAGCCGATGGATTTTCTGGGCGTCAACTTCTACACCCGCGAGTGGCTCAGCACCCGCCAGCCGCCGCTGCCGGCGCCCGGCGCGCTGGGCTTTTCCGACATGGGCTGGGAGACACACCCGCAGTCGCTCACCCGCCTGCTGCTGCGCCTGAGCGCCGCCTACCAGCCGCCGCCGATGCTGATCACCGAGAACGGCATGGCCCATGCCGACCAGCTGCTGGCCGGCCGCGTGGACGACGCCGCCCGCACCGACTACCTGCAGCGCCACGTGGACGCCGTGGCCCAGGCCATGGCACAGGGCGCCAACGTGGCCGGCTACTTCTGCTGGAGCCTGCTCGACAACTTCGAGTGGGATTCGGGCTACGCCAAACGCTTCGGCCTGGTGCATGTGGACTACGCCACCCAGCAGCGCACGCCCAAGGACAGCGCGCACTGGTACCGCGCGTTCATTGCCGACCAGCGGGCACAGCGCGGCGCGGCCGGCTGA
- a CDS encoding DMT family transporter — MSSPPSTLVADPVPSRPANAPAGLSPATRGWLLGALGVALFALTIPMTRLASGSLAAPQLPAEFVAIGRAALAGLLAAGWLLAVRAAWPTPAQWRGLVLTASGVVFGFPLFLGWAVQRVEAAHAAVVSGLLPMATAALAALLLRQRASTAFWACAALGMGLVLGFALWKGGAHLQAADGLLLAAVLWGGFGYVMGARLSTPGGPARPAMAPEQVISWVLVASLPVTLPLAAWVAPADVAHVRPAAWGGFVYVAVVSMWLGFFAWYRGLALGGMLRVSQVQLVQPFLSMALAVPLLGEAVDAATVAFALAVMATVALARRLPMRPAAR; from the coding sequence ATGTCCAGCCCCCCATCCACCCTTGTCGCCGATCCGGTGCCGTCCCGGCCCGCCAACGCACCAGCCGGCCTGTCGCCGGCCACGCGCGGCTGGCTGCTGGGCGCGCTGGGTGTGGCCCTGTTCGCACTCACCATCCCGATGACCCGCCTGGCTTCCGGCAGCTTGGCGGCGCCGCAGCTGCCGGCCGAGTTCGTGGCCATCGGCCGCGCGGCGCTGGCCGGGCTGCTGGCGGCCGGCTGGCTGCTGGCGGTGCGCGCGGCCTGGCCCACGCCCGCGCAATGGCGCGGCCTGGTGCTCACCGCCAGCGGCGTGGTGTTCGGTTTTCCGCTGTTTCTGGGCTGGGCCGTGCAGCGGGTGGAGGCGGCGCATGCCGCGGTGGTGTCGGGCCTGCTGCCGATGGCCACGGCCGCGCTGGCCGCGTTGCTGCTGCGTCAGCGCGCCAGCACGGCGTTCTGGGCCTGCGCCGCGCTCGGCATGGGCCTGGTGCTGGGCTTTGCGCTGTGGAAGGGCGGCGCCCACCTGCAGGCTGCCGATGGGCTGCTGCTGGCCGCCGTGCTGTGGGGCGGCTTCGGTTATGTGATGGGCGCGCGCCTGTCCACGCCGGGTGGCCCGGCGCGGCCAGCCATGGCGCCCGAGCAGGTGATCAGCTGGGTGCTGGTGGCCAGCCTGCCGGTCACGCTGCCGCTGGCGGCCTGGGTGGCGCCGGCCGACGTGGCCCATGTGCGGCCCGCGGCCTGGGGCGGCTTCGTCTATGTGGCCGTGGTGTCGATGTGGCTGGGCTTTTTTGCCTGGTACCGCGGCCTGGCGCTGGGTGGCATGCTGCGTGTCAGCCAGGTGCAGCTGGTGCAGCCGTTCCTGTCGATGGCGCTGGCCGTGCCGTTGCTGGGCGAGGCGGTCGATGCCGCCACCGTGGCCTTTGCGCTGGCCGTGATGGCCACCGTGGCGCTGGCCCGCCGCCTGCCGATGCGCCCCGCTGCGCGATGA
- a CDS encoding LacI family DNA-binding transcriptional regulator, with protein MSPRHPAAPTITDVARHAQVSMKTVSRVLNDEPNVVPAMRERVMASVKALDYRPNLHARSLARARSSLLGLLYYASSAAFVMGLQQGATARCRALGYHLVVEQLDDSGEHVPDQLRHMLTALRPDGLILAPPVCDDPDILRLLSDARVPCVLISPGMARPGFGNVSIDDVAAARAITEVLIGHGHRRIGHIHGNPRQAAAPHRREGFRQALLAHGLADDPALVVPGDFSFPSGMAGCHALLSLPEPPSAIFAANDEMALGVLAAAQQHGLQVPRDLSVAGFDDAPLASLIWPPLSTVRQPVNEMAEAAVDMLVSRSSASPAEPAPAMAQPAGGPVAPAPAMTDRVLPYGLLLRASVQAPKAAG; from the coding sequence ATGAGCCCCCGTCACCCTGCCGCCCCCACCATCACGGATGTGGCGCGCCATGCCCAGGTGTCGATGAAGACGGTGTCGCGCGTGCTCAACGACGAGCCCAACGTGGTGCCGGCCATGCGCGAGCGGGTGATGGCCTCGGTGAAGGCGCTCGACTACCGGCCCAACCTGCATGCGCGCAGCCTGGCGCGGGCCCGCTCCAGCCTGCTGGGCCTGCTGTACTACGCCTCGAGCGCGGCCTTCGTGATGGGCCTGCAGCAAGGCGCCACCGCGCGCTGCCGGGCGCTGGGCTACCACCTGGTGGTCGAGCAGCTCGACGACAGCGGCGAGCATGTGCCCGACCAGCTGCGCCACATGCTCACCGCGCTGCGCCCCGACGGCCTGATCCTGGCGCCACCGGTCTGCGACGACCCCGACATCCTGCGCCTGCTGAGCGACGCGCGCGTGCCCTGCGTGCTGATCTCGCCGGGCATGGCGCGGCCGGGCTTCGGCAATGTGTCGATCGACGACGTGGCCGCCGCGCGCGCCATCACCGAGGTGCTGATCGGCCACGGCCACCGGCGCATCGGCCACATCCACGGCAACCCGCGGCAGGCCGCGGCGCCGCACCGGCGCGAGGGCTTTCGCCAGGCACTGCTGGCGCATGGCCTGGCCGATGACCCGGCGCTGGTGGTGCCGGGCGACTTCAGCTTTCCCAGCGGCATGGCCGGCTGCCATGCGCTGCTGAGCCTGCCCGAGCCGCCCAGCGCCATCTTTGCCGCCAACGACGAGATGGCGCTGGGCGTGCTGGCCGCGGCGCAGCAGCACGGGCTGCAGGTGCCGCGCGACCTGTCGGTGGCGGGCTTCGACGACGCGCCGCTGGCCAGCCTGATCTGGCCGCCCCTGAGCACCGTGCGCCAGCCAGTGAACGAGATGGCCGAGGCGGCGGTCGACATGCTGGTGTCGCGCTCGTCGGCCAGCCCGGCCGAGCCGGCGCCGGCCATGGCACAGCCCGCCGGCGGGCCGGTCGCCCCGGCGCCGGCCATGACCGACCGCGTGCTGCCCTACGGGCTGCTGCTGCGCGCCTCGGTGCAGGCGCCCAAGGCCGCGGGTTAG